Proteins encoded by one window of Bacillus rossius redtenbacheri isolate Brsri chromosome 3, Brsri_v3, whole genome shotgun sequence:
- the LOC134530733 gene encoding uncharacterized protein LOC134530733: MAFDCDRFIIEIESRPAIWDSRCDEYANKCKKGKAWEEVCDMFVENFKAMDSVHKNKAAADLQRKWKNLRDCFRRELAKQRNCKSGSAADGRKQYIYFQQLTFLLPVCDTKPTTEESPDLHTQATPAAATSTAPTSLKRKKPSPETEELELLQSLRRNMEKRHAGREEEDSDRHFLLSLLPYFKRLPDDMKLEVQSDFLNTLRRYNQVSISGHRCPSQTSVYPHSSPSVITGPSFVSLPYPSSNTSTSGVRNQQFTPTISQSYNYGSHSTSETSQLMSQPQQPLQCHALSPMSPAASSSVSLQSDTSSICEDYFN; this comes from the exons ATGGCGTTCGATTGTGACCGTTTTATAATCGAAATAGAATCAAGGCCAGCTATTTGGGATTCCAGATGTGATGAGTATGCTAACAAATGCAAAAAGGGAAAGGCATGGGAAGAGGTGTGCGATATGTTCGTTGAGAACTTCAAAGCCATGGATAGCGTCCATAAAAATAAAGCAG ctgcagATCTGCAACGGAAATGGAAGAATCTACGTGACTGTTTCAGAAGAGAACTGGCTAAACAGAGGAATTGTAAATCAGGTTCTGCAGCAGATGGCaggaaacaatatatatatttccagcaGTTAACTTTCCTATTGCCAGTATGCGACACCAAACCTACAACAGAAGAATCTCCAGACTTGCACACGCAAGCCACACCCGCAGCAGCTACATCTACGGCACCTACTtctcttaaaagaaaaaaaccgtCACCAGAAACAGAAGAACTTGAGCTACTTCAGTCGCTTAGAAGAAATATGGAAAAACGACATGCAGGTAGAGAAGAAGAAGACAGTGACAGGCATTTCTTGTTGAGTCTTTTGCCGTACTTCAAACGTCTGCCAGACGATATGAAACTTGAAGTTCAAAGCGACTTTTTAAACACCTTAAGAAGGTACAATCAGGTGTCAATTTCTGGTCATCGATGTCCTTCTCAGACTTCTGTCTACCCTCATTCTTCTCCATCAGTGATCACAGGCCCATCATTTGTTTCGCTTCCATACCCTAGTAGTAATACAAGTACCTCTGGAGTACGCAACCAACAATTTACACCCACCATCAGTCAGTCTTACAACTACGGGTCTCATTCAACTTCAGAAACATCGCAGTTAATGAGTCAACCCCAGCAGCCGCTGCAATGCCACGCCTTATCACCAATGTCACCAGCAGCTTCCTCATCAGTATCTCTCCAGTCTGATACGTCAAGTATTTGTGAAGACTATTTTAACTGA